A genome region from Hymenobacter tibetensis includes the following:
- a CDS encoding helix-turn-helix domain-containing protein gives MRRFSTIGAFHAFVHLPPPQHPLLSVVDVSTVPHQYGAEPTSMVLDFYAISVKRMRNVRVHYGQHPFDFNEGVLSFMAPHQVFSMAVADPAAEVEKSGWVVYIHPDFLWNTPLAKTIQQYDFWDYALKEALFLSAKEEATILGLIGAMEQEYAANLDRFSKPIIVSHVESLLQYADRFYHRQFLTREKANHEVLERLETLLHSYFNGADVTERGLPTVHYVADCLQLSPKYLSNLLRVVTGQNTQQHIHAKLIAKAKEKLSTTTLTVSEIAYELGFEHVPSFSKLFKAKTSLSPLAFRTSFT, from the coding sequence ATGAGGCGCTTCTCCACAATAGGCGCGTTTCACGCCTTTGTACACCTGCCCCCGCCCCAGCACCCCCTGCTCAGCGTGGTGGACGTGAGCACCGTGCCGCATCAGTACGGCGCGGAGCCCACAAGTATGGTGCTGGATTTCTACGCCATTTCTGTCAAGCGCATGCGCAACGTGCGCGTGCATTACGGGCAGCACCCGTTTGACTTCAACGAAGGCGTCCTCTCGTTCATGGCGCCTCACCAGGTATTCAGCATGGCGGTGGCCGACCCAGCCGCGGAAGTGGAAAAATCCGGGTGGGTGGTGTATATCCACCCGGATTTTCTGTGGAATACGCCGCTGGCCAAAACCATTCAGCAATACGATTTCTGGGATTACGCGCTCAAAGAAGCACTGTTTCTGTCCGCCAAGGAAGAGGCCACCATCCTGGGCCTCATCGGGGCCATGGAGCAGGAGTACGCGGCCAATCTTGACCGGTTCAGCAAGCCGATTATCGTCTCGCACGTGGAAAGCCTGCTGCAATACGCCGACCGGTTTTACCACCGCCAGTTCCTGACCCGTGAAAAGGCCAACCACGAGGTGCTTGAACGGCTGGAAACCCTGCTGCACTCTTATTTCAATGGCGCGGATGTGACCGAACGAGGCCTGCCGACGGTGCACTACGTGGCCGACTGCCTGCAGCTGTCCCCTAAGTACTTAAGCAACCTGCTGCGCGTCGTTACGGGACAAAACACCCAGCAGCACATTCACGCCAAGCTGATCGCTAAAGCCAAGGAAAAGCTGTCGACCACCACGTTGACCGTCAGCGAAATTGCCTATGAGCTCGGGTTCGAGCATGTGCCCTCGTTCAGCAAGCTGTTCAAGGCCAAAACGAGCCTGTCGCCTTTGGCGTTTAGAACCTCTTTTACTTGA
- a CDS encoding ribonucleoside-diphosphate reductase small subunit, whose amino-acid sequence MESLLAENPDRFVLFPIQNLPVWEFYKKAEASFWTAEEIDLSQDHKDWNGLTENERYFLKHVLAFFAASDGIVNENLTINFMQEVQMPEARCFYGFQIMMENIHAETYSMLIDTYIKDPEEKHYLFHALETVPAVQRKGHWALTWINSESFAERLIAFAAVEGIFFSGSFCSIFWLKKRGLMPGLTFSNEMISRDEGLHCDFACLLYGYLEHKLPEARVQEIIREAVTIEQEFVTDALPVSLIGMNAKAMSQYIEFVADRLLVALGCGTLYQVTNPFDFMEMISLQGKTNFFEKRVGDYQKAGVLSTRADNQFSLDEAF is encoded by the coding sequence ATGGAGTCTTTACTTGCCGAAAACCCCGACCGCTTTGTGCTTTTTCCCATCCAGAACCTGCCAGTGTGGGAGTTCTACAAAAAAGCGGAAGCCTCATTCTGGACCGCCGAGGAAATCGACCTTTCCCAGGACCATAAAGATTGGAATGGATTGACTGAAAACGAGCGCTACTTCCTTAAGCACGTGCTGGCCTTCTTCGCCGCCTCCGATGGCATCGTGAATGAAAACCTGACGATCAACTTCATGCAGGAAGTACAAATGCCTGAGGCTCGTTGCTTCTATGGTTTCCAGATCATGATGGAAAACATTCACGCCGAGACCTACTCCATGTTGATTGATACCTACATCAAGGACCCGGAGGAGAAACACTACCTGTTTCACGCCTTGGAAACGGTGCCGGCCGTGCAGCGCAAAGGTCATTGGGCCCTAACCTGGATAAACTCCGAGAGCTTCGCTGAACGTCTGATTGCCTTTGCGGCCGTCGAAGGCATTTTCTTCTCGGGTTCGTTCTGCTCGATCTTCTGGCTGAAGAAGCGCGGCCTGATGCCCGGTCTGACTTTCTCCAACGAGATGATTTCCCGCGACGAAGGGCTGCACTGCGACTTTGCCTGTCTGCTCTATGGCTACCTCGAACACAAGCTGCCCGAAGCCCGGGTACAGGAAATCATCCGCGAAGCCGTGACGATTGAACAAGAGTTCGTAACCGACGCGCTTCCAGTTAGCCTAATCGGCATGAATGCCAAGGCCATGAGCCAGTACATCGAGTTTGTGGCCGACCGCCTGCTCGTGGCTTTGGGCTGTGGTACGCTCTATCAGGTCACCAACCCTTTCGACTTCATGGAAATGATTTCACTGCAAGGCAAAACCAATTTCTTCGAGAAGCGAGTAGGCGACTACCAGAAAGCAGGCGTGCTGAGTACCCGGGCGGACAACCAGTTTTCGCTGGATGAGGCCTTTTGA
- a CDS encoding HD domain-containing protein: MAKTTLTHVAGVRLPDSALAQQATELLLDHGTEFLYNHSLRVFVYGVLNGERAKVNFDPELLYVSAVFHDLGLTKHYCSKHKRFEVDGADAARSFLQSHGIPPQDAQVVWDAIALHTTIGVAEWKEPEVALLYSGVGLDVMGEGYEHLSVEQRQEVLAAFPRTGFKENILQTFFGGFAHKPETTFGNIKADVAERFIPGYRSPNFCELVLNSPWSE; the protein is encoded by the coding sequence ATGGCTAAAACCACTTTAACCCACGTCGCTGGCGTGCGCCTGCCCGATTCTGCCCTGGCTCAACAGGCCACCGAGTTGCTGCTCGACCACGGCACCGAATTTCTCTACAACCACTCACTACGCGTGTTCGTGTACGGCGTGCTCAACGGCGAGCGGGCTAAGGTAAACTTCGACCCGGAGTTACTCTATGTGAGTGCCGTTTTTCACGATCTAGGCCTAACAAAGCACTATTGCAGCAAGCATAAGCGCTTTGAAGTGGACGGCGCCGATGCTGCCCGCAGCTTCTTGCAGTCGCATGGGATTCCGCCGCAGGACGCGCAGGTGGTCTGGGATGCTATTGCTCTACACACGACGATTGGTGTGGCCGAATGGAAAGAGCCTGAGGTAGCACTGCTGTACTCCGGGGTAGGCCTTGATGTGATGGGGGAGGGCTACGAGCATCTCTCCGTCGAGCAGCGCCAGGAGGTGCTGGCCGCTTTCCCCCGCACCGGCTTCAAGGAGAATATCCTGCAAACCTTCTTCGGCGGCTTTGCCCATAAGCCCGAGACAACGTTTGGCAACATCAAAGCCGATGTGGCGGAGCGTTTTATTCCGGGTTACCGGAGCCCGAACTTCTGCGAGCTGGTGCTCAACTCCCCCTGGAGTGAATAA
- a CDS encoding GlxA family transcriptional regulator, whose product MATIVFVIPDQCTLLDLAGPVQVFEEARAQGAAVELAYVRYQPQARSSAGLVFAAVSPFDTVTLQAGDLVIVPGLADGALPSAADDTHPEFYAWLRALPEQGVALCSVCTGAFLLGAAGLLHGRACTTHWQQVGALQQAFPDSRVLVDRLFVHDRGVYTSAGIAAGIDLALALVEERFGPLLTYKVSRRLVLYYRRNGLHGQVSVYLDHRNHLHPGVHLAQDYLLDHLAENPTLEVLAEVAHSSPRNLTRLFRQHTGLTINDFSTKIRTEAARTLVATSNLTRQAIAERCGFRDPRQLQRLLGRAA is encoded by the coding sequence ATGGCCACTATCGTCTTTGTTATCCCTGACCAGTGCACCCTGCTGGATTTGGCCGGCCCCGTCCAGGTGTTCGAAGAGGCCCGTGCCCAGGGAGCTGCCGTGGAGCTTGCCTACGTGCGGTATCAACCGCAGGCGCGCAGCTCGGCCGGGCTGGTGTTTGCGGCGGTGTCACCTTTCGACACCGTGACGCTCCAGGCCGGCGACCTAGTCATCGTACCGGGCCTAGCCGATGGCGCGTTGCCTTCAGCAGCAGACGACACCCACCCGGAGTTCTACGCCTGGCTACGGGCGCTGCCCGAGCAAGGAGTGGCGCTGTGCTCGGTATGCACGGGCGCTTTTTTGCTAGGCGCGGCGGGTCTGCTGCATGGGCGCGCTTGCACCACCCATTGGCAACAGGTAGGCGCGCTGCAACAGGCCTTCCCCGACAGCCGGGTATTAGTCGATCGGCTGTTTGTGCACGACCGGGGCGTGTACACCAGTGCCGGTATCGCGGCCGGCATCGACCTGGCGTTGGCGCTGGTGGAAGAGCGTTTCGGGCCCCTGCTGACATATAAAGTTAGCCGCCGACTGGTGCTCTATTACCGCCGCAACGGTCTGCACGGGCAGGTGAGCGTGTACCTCGACCACCGCAACCACCTGCACCCGGGCGTGCACCTGGCCCAGGACTACCTGCTCGACCATCTGGCCGAAAACCCGACCCTCGAAGTACTGGCCGAAGTAGCCCACAGCAGTCCGCGTAATCTGACGCGCCTGTTTCGCCAGCACACTGGTTTGACCATCAACGATTTCTCGACCAAAATTCGCACCGAGGCGGCCCGCACACTCGTGGCTACTTCCAACCTGACGCGCCAGGCCATTGCCGAGCGCTGCGGCTTCCGCGACCCGCGCCAACTCCAGCGCCTCCTCGGCCGCGCCGCCTAA
- a CDS encoding HD domain-containing protein, with the protein MHYEDRLYGLVELTAALTDLLHTAPIQRLRGIHQGGAVVLADPAINHTHFDHSVGVLLLIRHLGGSIREQLAGLLHDVSHTAFSHLIDYVLDIDGEDYHEQRYEAVLTHPEIQAALACHLFHYNDLSRPRPVYAA; encoded by the coding sequence ATGCATTACGAAGACCGGCTCTACGGCTTGGTGGAACTGACCGCTGCCCTTACTGACTTGCTGCACACGGCGCCCATCCAGCGCTTACGCGGCATTCATCAGGGCGGCGCTGTTGTGTTGGCTGACCCGGCCATCAACCACACCCACTTCGACCATTCAGTAGGTGTGCTGCTGCTTATCAGGCACCTAGGGGGCAGTATACGCGAGCAGCTCGCGGGCTTGCTGCATGATGTCTCACACACAGCCTTTTCACACCTGATTGATTACGTGCTCGATATAGATGGAGAAGACTACCACGAACAGCGTTACGAAGCGGTACTGACGCACCCCGAGATTCAGGCGGCGCTGGCCTGCCACCTCTTTCACTACAACGATTTATCTCGACCTCGACCAGTATACGCTGCTTGA
- the rbsK gene encoding ribokinase, translated as MPVLIIGSYNIDLVVRCPRLPAPGETLLGGTFAQHHGGKGANQAVAAARLATAGQVHFVATVGDDEFGRQALTQLRAEGVNTAGVRVAPGQPSGVALINVATGTGENSISVAAGANEHLSPADVDAALADAAAGTVVVLQLETPLPTVIHAARQAAARGLRVILNPAPAQPLPAGLGADLYALTPNETEAETLTGVRVSDAVTATLAADRLHAAGFGRVVLTLGAQGAYWSDGTGAALVAAPAVPAVDTTAAGDCFTGALAVTLAEGHALPEAVAFACRAAALAVTRPGAQASLPTRAELSG; from the coding sequence ATGCCTGTTCTCATTATTGGTAGCTATAATATCGATTTAGTTGTTCGCTGCCCCCGATTACCCGCGCCGGGCGAAACCCTCTTGGGCGGCACCTTCGCCCAGCACCACGGCGGCAAAGGGGCCAATCAGGCCGTCGCAGCGGCCCGCCTCGCCACGGCCGGTCAGGTGCACTTCGTCGCCACAGTAGGCGACGATGAATTCGGTCGGCAGGCGCTGACGCAGTTGCGGGCCGAAGGAGTGAACACCGCGGGCGTGCGCGTGGCCCCCGGTCAGCCTTCGGGGGTGGCCCTGATTAACGTGGCGACGGGAACGGGTGAAAACAGCATCAGCGTCGCCGCTGGGGCCAACGAGCACCTGAGCCCGGCCGACGTCGACGCAGCGCTGGCCGACGCCGCCGCCGGCACGGTGGTGGTGCTCCAACTCGAAACACCCCTGCCGACAGTCATCCACGCGGCCCGGCAGGCCGCGGCGCGCGGGTTGCGCGTGATCCTGAACCCGGCCCCGGCCCAGCCGCTACCGGCCGGCCTGGGCGCGGACCTCTACGCGCTGACGCCTAACGAAACCGAGGCGGAAACGCTGACCGGCGTGCGGGTAAGCGATGCGGTCACGGCCACCCTCGCCGCGGACCGCCTGCACGCGGCCGGGTTCGGCCGGGTCGTCCTCACGCTCGGCGCGCAGGGCGCCTACTGGTCCGACGGCACGGGGGCAGCGCTGGTCGCGGCCCCGGCGGTGCCGGCGGTCGACACCACGGCCGCCGGCGACTGCTTCACCGGGGCGCTGGCGGTGACCTTGGCCGAGGGCCACGCGTTGCCCGAAGCCGTGGCGTTTGCGTGCCGAGCGGCGGCGCTCGCCGTCACCCGGCCCGGCGCCCAAGCCAGTTTACCTACCCGGGCCGAACTTTCCGGCTAA
- a CDS encoding nucleoside hydrolase yields the protein MDKRLLLIDTDPGVDDAMAIQFALGLPQFDVQALTTVFGNVAVELATTNALRLLHLAGRADIPVAQGAAHPLAGAFNGGAAFVHGDDGQGNTDYPPAPTQAVAQPAAELLAEVISRHPGQVTLVALGPLTNLAHALRLRPGLVHEVAEVVVMGGNAFCAGNATPAAEANVLSDPDAADVVLGADWPLTLFGLDVTQQVNMPGAVLDELARLTGPLSAYVGQMVPFYRRFCERMRQIDGIFVHDATPLAYLIAPELFRFVHHPVRVDTSPGIGRGKTWPAPSDPAQLQRPALRPWLGRPNVKIAVGVQGSAVVSRLREELLKSNL from the coding sequence ATGGACAAGCGCCTCCTCCTGATTGACACCGACCCCGGCGTGGATGACGCCATGGCCATTCAGTTTGCCTTGGGCCTGCCCCAGTTCGACGTGCAGGCCCTGACCACTGTGTTCGGCAACGTGGCCGTGGAACTGGCCACCACCAACGCGCTCCGGCTGCTGCATTTGGCCGGCCGCGCCGACATTCCCGTGGCCCAAGGCGCCGCCCATCCCTTGGCCGGCGCGTTCAACGGGGGCGCCGCCTTTGTGCACGGCGACGACGGCCAGGGCAACACCGACTATCCCCCGGCGCCGACGCAGGCCGTCGCCCAGCCCGCCGCCGAGCTGCTGGCCGAGGTGATCAGCCGTCATCCCGGGCAGGTCACCCTCGTCGCGCTGGGCCCGCTCACCAACCTGGCGCACGCCCTGCGCTTGCGACCCGGGCTGGTGCACGAAGTGGCCGAAGTCGTGGTCATGGGCGGCAATGCCTTCTGTGCCGGTAATGCCACCCCCGCGGCGGAAGCCAACGTGTTGTCCGACCCCGACGCAGCGGACGTGGTGCTGGGGGCGGACTGGCCCCTTACCCTGTTTGGGCTCGACGTGACGCAGCAAGTCAATATGCCCGGCGCGGTGCTGGACGAGCTGGCCCGTCTCACCGGCCCGCTCAGCGCCTACGTGGGCCAGATGGTGCCGTTTTACCGCCGCTTCTGCGAGCGGATGCGCCAGATTGACGGCATCTTTGTCCACGACGCGACTCCCCTGGCCTATCTGATTGCGCCGGAGCTGTTTCGCTTCGTGCACCACCCGGTGCGCGTCGATACGTCCCCGGGCATCGGCCGGGGTAAAACCTGGCCGGCCCCCAGCGACCCTGCCCAGCTGCAACGCCCCGCCCTACGGCCTTGGCTCGGCCGCCCGAACGTCAAGATTGCCGTCGGGGTGCAGGGCAGCGCGGTGGTGAGCCGCTTGCGGGAAGAGTTGCTGAAAAGCAATCTGTGA
- a CDS encoding lipocalin-like domain-containing protein, translating into MKPVDHPLVGTWQLLRATTIEKGDTTVVDFTRKQSFIKIINDTHFAFLQHDLQKGQDSAVFVSGGGRYSLRNDMYTEQLDYCTARKWEGTTFSFTVAFKGDTLIQQGQEQVEQAGINRVIVEHYVRVKN; encoded by the coding sequence TTGAAACCGGTTGATCATCCGCTGGTTGGTACCTGGCAGCTACTACGAGCAACGACCATTGAAAAGGGAGACACGACGGTTGTTGATTTCACTCGCAAGCAGTCGTTTATTAAAATCATCAACGACACGCATTTTGCCTTCTTGCAGCACGATCTACAGAAAGGCCAGGATTCGGCGGTTTTTGTATCGGGCGGGGGCCGGTATTCCTTGCGCAACGATATGTATACCGAGCAGTTGGACTATTGCACTGCCCGAAAGTGGGAAGGAACTACGTTTTCTTTTACCGTAGCTTTCAAGGGAGATACTCTCATCCAGCAAGGCCAAGAGCAGGTCGAGCAGGCGGGTATAAATCGTGTAATAGTTGAGCACTACGTCCGAGTAAAAAACTAG